Genomic DNA from Gemmatimonadota bacterium:
CATATCGCAGTGCTATAGCTTGTGCTTGTTGCACAGCCTCCTGCGATTTCTGTGTCAATTTGTTCATATCCATTTTGTTAGCCCTTTATCAGTTATCGGTTCCCCCTACTCTGTCTAAAGACAAAAGGCGAGAAGCGAGAATCACTCTTCTCTCGCACCTCGCCTCTTAACTTCATACTTCATACTTCTTATGACACAGCGACTTCAATCTGCCGAGGTTTTGCCGCTTCGGACTTGGGCAACGTCAAAGTCAAAATCCCATCCTTGTAATTCGCAGCGATTTTATCGGCTTTTACTTCTGTGCCGAGATTGAAGGCGCGCTTAAATTTCCCATAGGAACGTTCACGACGGAAGAACTGCTTATCCTTCTGCTCGTCTTCGTGCTTCCGCTCGCCTTCAATTGTGAGCACATTGTCTTCGAGCGTCACCTTGATATCATCCTTGTTCAGCCCGGGCAATTCGGCGTGAACGGTAAATTCATGATCCGATTCC
This window encodes:
- a CDS encoding Hsp20/alpha crystallin family protein; protein product: MALIRWQPRESFAIQREIDNLVSKFWGDLDTWHGTGWHPRVDVVESDHEFTVHAELPGLNKDDIKVTLEDNVLTIEGERKHEDEQKDKQFFRRERSYGKFKRAFNLGTEVKADKIAANYKDGILTLTLPKSEAAKPRQIEVAVS